The proteins below are encoded in one region of Rhinolophus sinicus isolate RSC01 linkage group LG07, ASM3656204v1, whole genome shotgun sequence:
- the LOC141572854 gene encoding olfactory receptor 7A17-like has product MEPENLTRVSEFVLLGLSEEPDLQPLLFGLFLSMYLITVLGNLLIVLAVSSDSHLHTPMYFFLSNLSFVDICFTSTTVPKMLVNIQTQSKVITYGGCITQMYFFLLFGMLDNFLLTVMAYDRFVAICHPLHYTVIMHPRLCGLLVLGSWIISVLNSLLQSLMVLRLSFCADLKFPHFFCELNQMIQLACSDTFLNNLVMYFVAVVVGGGSLTGILYSYSKIVSCIRAMPSAQGKYKAFSTCASHLSVVSLFYLTSLGVYLSSPAAHNAHSSATASVLYTVVTPMLNPFIYSLRNKDIKGALKRFLWDDSIKRSIVVRLKQCH; this is encoded by the coding sequence ATGGAACCAGAGAATCTTACAAGAGTTTCAGAATTTGTTCTCCTGGGACTTTCAGAGGAGCCAgacctgcagcccctcctctttgggcttttcctctccatgtacctgATCACTGTGTTAGGAAACCTGCTCATCGTCCTGGCCGTCAGCTCAGACTCCCACCTGCAcacgcccatgtacttcttcctctccaaccTGTCCTTTGTGGACATCTGTTTCACCTCCACCACCGTCCCCAAGATGCTGGTGAACATCCAGACGCAGAGCAAAGTCATAACCTATGGAGGCTGCATCACGCAGATGTACTTTTTCCTACTCTTTGGCATGTTGGATAACTTCCTCCTGACCGTGATGGCCTATGACCGCTTCGTGGCCATCTGTCACCCCCTGCACTACACGGTCATCATGCACCCCCGGCTCTGTGGACTATTGGTTCTGGGGTCCTGGATCATCAGTGTCCTGAATTCCTTATTACAAAGCTTAATGGTGCTGAGACTGTCCTTCTGCGCAGACTTGAAATTCCCCCACTTTTTCTGTGAACTCAACCAGATGATCCAACTTGCCTGTTCTGACACCTTTCTTAACAACCTGGTGATGTATTTTGTAGCTGTGGTGGTAGGTGGTGGTTCCCTGACTGGAATCCTTTACTCTTACTCCAAGATCGTTTCCTGCATACGTGCAATGCCCTCTGCTCAGGGGAAGTATAAAGCATTTTCTACCTGTGCGTCTCACCTCTCGGTTgtctccttattttatttaacaagccTAGGAGTGTACCTCAGCTCTCCTGCTGCCCACAATGCACACTCTAGTGCTACAGCCTCGGTCCTGTACACAGTGGTCACGCCCATGCTGAACCCCTTCATCTACAGTCTCAGGAATAAAGATATAAAGGGGGCTCTGAAAAGATTCCTTTGGGATGATAGTATAAAAAGGTCAATTGTCGTGAGACTGAAACAGTGCCATTGA